The following proteins come from a genomic window of Mycobacterium sp. DL:
- a CDS encoding DUF2631 domain-containing protein, which yields MANTEVERHTGVDVEDVPSAEWGWSKENPRIIQIGGLMGAAFLLLMLHGNHTGRVEDWFLIGFAALVLGVVARSWYVGRNSATR from the coding sequence GTGGCAAACACCGAGGTGGAACGTCATACCGGCGTCGACGTCGAGGACGTGCCGTCCGCAGAGTGGGGCTGGTCCAAGGAGAATCCCCGCATCATTCAGATCGGTGGCCTGATGGGGGCCGCGTTTCTGCTGCTGATGCTGCACGGCAATCACACGGGCCGCGTCGAGGACTGGTTCCTCATCGGCTTCGCGGCACTGGTCCTGGGCGTGGTCGCCCGTAGCTGGTACGTGGGCCGCAACAGCGCCACCAGGTAG